Part of the Labilibaculum antarcticum genome, CAGTTACTATATTTGCCTTTTTCACGATGCTAATTGCCTCTTTCGGACTGTTTGGCTTAACACTTTTTATAGCTCAAAGCCGAACAAAGGAAATCGGTATCAAAAAGGTATTGGGCTGTTCCGATACAATTATCATTTTCTCTTTTTTACGGATGAATATTCTTTATGTAGTAATAGCATCAGTCATCTCCATTCCAATAACATTCTACGCCATGACTGAATGGTTAAGCGATTATTCGATACGAACAGAAATTCATTGGTGGATATTTGCTCTTTCGTTCCTAATTGCCGGAATCGTGGTAACAGCAACTGTATTCATCCACTCCTACCGTGTAACAAGATTAGATCCCGTTAAATCGTTACGGTATGAATAGCTGACCTAAAACAACAGACACACAAAAGGCTGTCAATCCGAAGATTAGCAGCCTTATCTATTTTAACTTACAATGAATTTATTTCACGGCAATGGTCTCTATTTCGATTAATGCTCCTAAAGGAAGGTCTTTCACCGCAAAAGCTGCACGTGCAGGACATTCTTCCTTGTAATATTCACCATAAACTGCATTCATATCAGCAAAACCAGAAATATCGCTCAATAAACAGGTTGATTTAACAACATCCTTATAGGTATAGCCCGCTTCTTCCAAAATATAACCGATATTTTTCATTACCTGTTCGGT contains:
- a CDS encoding RidA family protein is translated as MKKTINSEKAPKAIGPYSQAVEANGTLYISGQLPVDVVTGKFIEGGIKEQTEQVMKNIGYILEEAGYTYKDVVKSTCLLSDISGFADMNAVYGEYYKEECPARAAFAVKDLPLGALIEIETIAVK